In a genomic window of Leptospira hartskeerlii:
- a CDS encoding cyclic nucleotide-binding domain-containing protein, giving the protein MNFLQLPIWKKIIKKKGTSNPEIMRFLRETSVFGKLKRRTLHEIARLVHVRQYSEGEEIFRQGEAGAGFYMIFDGKVTIRSVRDGVELDLAHLDQHSFFGELSLFSEERRTATAIAQEPSTLLGFFQPDLKEIIETKPKIGIEILLSLTGVVVERLQKTNQLLEKAYYKGKQKNA; this is encoded by the coding sequence TTGAATTTCCTGCAACTCCCTATCTGGAAAAAGATAATTAAGAAAAAAGGGACCTCTAACCCGGAGATTATGCGTTTCCTTCGAGAAACTTCCGTATTTGGAAAGTTAAAAAGAAGGACCTTGCATGAGATCGCAAGACTAGTCCACGTTAGACAATATTCAGAGGGAGAGGAAATTTTTAGACAGGGAGAAGCCGGAGCAGGATTTTATATGATCTTCGACGGCAAGGTTACGATTCGTTCCGTAAGAGACGGGGTAGAATTAGACCTAGCCCATTTGGACCAACATTCTTTTTTCGGAGAACTTTCTTTATTCTCCGAAGAGAGAAGGACCGCAACTGCGATTGCGCAAGAGCCCTCTACTTTGCTCGGCTTTTTTCAGCCTGATTTAAAAGAAATTATCGAGACCAAACCTAAGATAGGAATTGAGATCCTCTTAAGTCTTACTGGGGTTGTTGTGGAAAGACTCCAAAAAACGAACCAGTTATTGGAAAAAGCTTATTATAAGGGCAAACAGAAAAATGCCTGA
- a CDS encoding AI-2E family transporter, with translation MPDTKPLSTYVIRFIFFFLVGAAIVFFSIGLQLLVVPIALSLILFYIFNGTINYFETLGIPRIVSVAILIFFLCLPIYLVATEVAPPIVSTLQPIIKNWKQDIDDAKFKYLVVGFQLRFNDYPASWEDTIRPDELVKQAAELIHAQVSALVSVIPTLIGYLVVTPLFAFLFLLNGNGVYKNIISLVPNRYFEMTLMVTAKINEQITNYLRSLVIQSAIITAISMIGFYAIGLKFFYIFALFAGIANSIPYLGPIIGMVPPLFMTLTQGAGIFNPNSINDGMGMYELMVAIFVVVLIAQAVDNFFVQPVIISDAVSLHPVIVVGAVTVGGSLLGIAGMLVAVPLAAILKVTIASLYRSMKDHKLL, from the coding sequence ATGCCTGATACGAAACCGCTTTCTACATACGTAATCCGATTTATATTTTTCTTTTTGGTCGGAGCGGCCATCGTATTTTTTTCAATCGGTCTGCAACTTCTTGTAGTACCGATCGCTTTATCATTAATTCTATTCTATATATTTAATGGAACTATTAACTATTTTGAAACTCTGGGAATACCCAGGATAGTTTCAGTTGCGATCCTTATCTTTTTTCTTTGTCTTCCAATTTATCTGGTCGCAACAGAAGTTGCCCCTCCTATCGTTTCCACTTTGCAGCCAATCATTAAGAATTGGAAACAGGATATAGACGATGCAAAGTTTAAGTATTTGGTAGTTGGTTTTCAACTCAGATTTAACGATTATCCTGCAAGTTGGGAGGACACGATCCGTCCTGACGAGTTGGTTAAACAAGCGGCTGAACTGATCCATGCTCAAGTTAGTGCACTTGTTTCCGTAATTCCCACATTGATTGGATATCTGGTGGTCACACCATTGTTTGCATTTTTGTTTCTCTTAAACGGGAACGGAGTGTATAAGAATATCATAAGTCTTGTTCCGAATCGATACTTCGAAATGACCTTAATGGTGACGGCTAAGATCAACGAACAGATTACCAATTATTTGAGAAGTTTGGTAATCCAAAGTGCAATCATAACAGCGATATCTATGATCGGATTCTACGCGATCGGCTTGAAGTTCTTTTATATCTTTGCTCTATTCGCAGGGATTGCAAATTCCATTCCATATTTAGGGCCTATTATCGGAATGGTTCCTCCATTGTTCATGACCTTAACGCAAGGTGCGGGAATATTCAATCCGAATAGTATTAATGATGGAATGGGCATGTATGAACTGATGGTCGCGATCTTTGTTGTGGTACTGATTGCGCAAGCAGTGGATAATTTCTTTGTTCAACCCGTCATTATCTCGGATGCGGTTTCTTTGCATCCGGTTATCGTAGTGGGTGCAGTTACCGTTGGAGGAAGTTTACTTGGGATTGCTGGAATGCTTGTTGCAGTTCCGCTTGCTGCGATCTTAAAGGTAACTATTGCTTCTCTCTATAGATCTATGAAAGACCATAAGCTGCTTTAA
- a CDS encoding sodium:solute symporter family transporter, whose protein sequence is MESSLGQPNFISVLFFVLFVILTLGITYWAAKKTKTSSEFYAAGRSITGFQNGLALSGDFMSAASFLGISGMVALKGYDGIIYAVGWLVGWPALMFLLAEPLRNLGKYTFADVLAVRLKQKPIRIVASIGGILVTLTYSIAQIVGSGKLINLMFGLPYELAVLIVGGVMLLYVLFGGMIATTWVQIIKACLLLFGVTLLVILSLAQFGFSLENLFSAVETKFGRTALEPGGFASSPIDSISLGLALMFGLLGLPHILMRFYTVPDAKEARKSVAYATTFIGYFYIIIPIVGFAAAVLIGREQIAGIDKGGNMAAALLAELLGGTPFLGFIAAVAFATILAVVAGLTLAAASTISHDLYFNVFTEGKATESEQISVAKKATVIFSIVSILLGILFKDQNVAFMVGLAFAIAASGNFPALFLSILWRNFSTVGGVFSILIGSVSATLFIIFSPTVWVDVFKFDQAIFPLKNPAIVSMSLAFISAFIFSKLFPDENATAKYESEKVRVYLGIGAE, encoded by the coding sequence ATGGAATCCTCTTTAGGCCAACCGAATTTTATCTCGGTTCTATTTTTTGTTCTATTCGTTATTCTTACATTAGGAATTACTTATTGGGCTGCCAAAAAGACTAAAACTTCCAGTGAGTTTTATGCGGCGGGCAGATCCATTACGGGTTTCCAAAACGGCTTAGCTCTTTCCGGAGATTTCATGTCCGCAGCTTCCTTTCTGGGAATTTCGGGTATGGTGGCTTTAAAAGGTTACGACGGCATCATTTACGCAGTTGGATGGCTTGTAGGCTGGCCTGCCCTCATGTTCCTTCTTGCAGAACCTTTACGCAATTTAGGAAAATATACCTTCGCAGACGTACTAGCGGTTCGCTTAAAACAAAAACCGATCAGGATCGTTGCCTCTATAGGAGGAATTTTAGTAACACTGACCTACTCGATTGCTCAAATTGTCGGTTCCGGAAAACTGATCAATCTAATGTTCGGTCTTCCTTATGAATTGGCGGTTTTGATAGTGGGCGGAGTAATGCTACTTTACGTTTTATTCGGGGGAATGATCGCGACTACTTGGGTGCAGATCATCAAAGCCTGCCTTCTTCTTTTCGGTGTTACCTTACTTGTGATTTTATCTCTAGCACAATTCGGCTTCAGCTTAGAGAATTTATTCTCCGCAGTAGAAACTAAATTCGGAAGGACAGCTTTAGAGCCTGGGGGATTTGCTTCCAGTCCGATCGATTCCATTTCATTAGGACTTGCTTTAATGTTTGGTCTATTAGGTTTACCTCATATTCTAATGAGATTTTATACTGTGCCTGATGCGAAAGAAGCCAGAAAATCGGTGGCTTACGCGACTACATTCATTGGATATTTTTATATCATCATTCCGATCGTTGGTTTTGCGGCTGCGGTTCTGATCGGAAGAGAGCAAATAGCCGGAATAGACAAAGGCGGAAATATGGCGGCAGCACTTTTAGCAGAGTTGCTCGGAGGCACACCCTTTTTAGGATTTATCGCCGCAGTTGCATTCGCCACCATCCTTGCAGTAGTTGCAGGTTTAACATTGGCTGCAGCTTCCACCATCTCTCACGATCTTTATTTTAACGTATTCACAGAAGGTAAGGCAACCGAAAGTGAGCAAATCTCCGTCGCTAAAAAAGCAACTGTGATATTCAGTATAGTAAGTATTCTTCTCGGGATATTGTTCAAGGATCAGAACGTAGCTTTCATGGTAGGATTGGCCTTCGCAATCGCAGCCAGCGGAAATTTCCCTGCATTATTCTTATCCATTCTTTGGAGGAATTTTAGCACAGTGGGCGGAGTATTCTCCATTCTGATCGGTTCAGTGTCGGCGACTCTGTTCATCATATTCAGTCCTACTGTTTGGGTGGATGTTTTTAAATTCGATCAGGCAATTTTCCCTTTAAAAAATCCTGCGATCGTCTCAATGTCTTTGGCATTTATTTCCGCATTCATTTTTTCTAAACTGTTTCCTGACGAGAACGCCACCGCAAAATACGAGTCAGAGAAAGTCAGGGTTTACTTGGGGATCGGGGCGGAATAA
- a CDS encoding DUF485 domain-containing protein, giving the protein MKIKAHQLIESIEFKKLVRTRWTVSFVLLFFLFLNYYGFILIIALKKEWLTQRIGIFGNYGLYAGASVILFSWLLTFFYVLWANRYYDQEVKVLKSKLESENR; this is encoded by the coding sequence ATGAAGATAAAAGCTCACCAATTGATCGAATCCATCGAGTTTAAAAAATTAGTACGAACTAGATGGACAGTTAGTTTCGTTTTATTATTTTTTCTATTCCTGAACTATTACGGATTCATACTCATCATTGCCCTAAAAAAGGAATGGCTTACGCAAAGAATAGGTATCTTCGGCAACTATGGATTGTACGCCGGCGCATCTGTGATCTTATTCTCCTGGTTACTCACCTTCTTTTATGTTCTCTGGGCCAACAGATATTATGACCAAGAAGTCAAAGTATTAAAATCTAAATTAGAATCGGAGAATAGATAA
- a CDS encoding amidohydrolase, which translates to MTSVKITLFQKDLSQPVSPEQRTKLSKEKSDFLILPLYFPGGGNGSPESLASRAKPFLDEIYAISEVYKGAIFGGGMFRRDDEGKLRFSIPIVQNIVLIDWYDVKGLSSEDAPAIPGSGEDSLILGGFRFGIFAGKEIQDKSKLEKLKSDRINLAFHLDSVSDNGTDYSQDLKNYADLSSQYGMFLVRSSGYGIPFGKRRIGRSLLSTPTGVTWKVAETEQEKEIIKTVNINGINGLF; encoded by the coding sequence GTGACCTCAGTAAAAATTACCCTTTTCCAAAAGGATCTATCCCAGCCGGTTTCTCCTGAACAAAGAACCAAACTTTCTAAGGAAAAATCGGATTTCCTCATTCTGCCATTATATTTCCCGGGAGGGGGAAATGGTTCTCCTGAATCGTTAGCTTCTCGCGCTAAACCTTTTCTAGATGAGATCTACGCTATCTCGGAAGTTTATAAAGGTGCGATCTTCGGCGGAGGAATGTTTCGTAGAGACGACGAGGGTAAATTAAGATTCTCCATTCCGATCGTGCAAAATATAGTACTAATAGATTGGTACGATGTAAAAGGATTATCTTCCGAAGATGCTCCGGCAATTCCAGGCTCGGGAGAAGATTCCCTGATCTTGGGAGGATTTCGTTTTGGGATCTTCGCAGGCAAAGAGATCCAAGATAAGTCTAAACTGGAAAAATTAAAATCCGATAGGATCAATTTGGCGTTCCATTTAGATTCAGTTTCGGATAACGGTACTGATTATTCCCAGGATCTGAAAAATTATGCGGATCTTTCCTCCCAATACGGAATGTTCTTGGTGCGTAGTTCCGGTTACGGTATCCCCTTCGGTAAAAGAAGGATAGGAAGAAGTCTACTCTCTACTCCGACAGGTGTCACTTGGAAAGTGGCGGAAACCGAACAGGAGAAAGAGATCATCAAAACAGTTAACATAAACGGGATCAACGGTCTATTTTAA